From Chloroflexota bacterium:
TTGGATTCAACTGTTCGAGAGCGGACAAGAACGCATGCAGCAGGAGTTCTCGAAAGGATGGCAGCTCAGTTCCGTTACGAAACAGATTTTACGAGAGCGAATCATCCACACTGAAGTGCAGGCTCTACGCCTGAACGACTTGATTTTGTTCGGTTTCCCTGGTGAGGTTTTTGCCGAAACCGGTCTGCAGCTCAAAGCGAAGAGCCAAAACTGTTCTGTCGCCGTTGTAGAATTAGCAAACGACGATATTGGATATATTCCCACCGCACAAGCTTTCCTTGAGGGCGGCTACGAGGTGGGCCAACACCTCTGGGGTCGGATCACGCCGGAAGCTACCGATTTGTTAGTAGCTGCTGGTGGACGTGTGATTGAAAGGCTGACGGATGATTGATCGGTAATTCAGGCGTTTTCAATGAACAAACGGACGGGCGTCCCATCCCCATTGGATCAAATTCAGGAGGAACAACGATGGCTAAAAAATTGCGTGGCGGATTGATTGGATGTGGCAGTATTGGAAAGGTGTTTGCCGAGGCGGTCGGTGAGATAGAGGGCATGGACATGGTAGCTTTTTGCTCCCGCACCAAAGCCAAGGCCGAGCGGTACAACGAAAGCTATCATGGGGAATACAGCACCACTAACGTGCAGGATATTTTTGACGACCCCTCGATCGACGCTGTTTATATCAGCACCTGGCACGATAGTCATGCTGACCTGTGCATTCGGGCTGCGAAAGCGGGGAAGCATATTCTGGTCGAGAAACCGCTGGCGCTGACTGTGGAGGAGTGTCAGGCCGTCGGCAGAGCGGTTGAGGAGAGTGGTATCAGGCTGATGGTCGCCTTCAAAATGCGCTATTACGATATGATTCTCAAGGCCAGGGAACTGATTCCAAACCCGGTGATGGTCACGATGCAAATGATGGATAATCGCTGGCCCGACGACTTCTGGGCCAGCGATCCCATTACCGGTGGGGGCAACGTTTTGAGCCAGGGCTGTCATTCATGCGACATCCTGCGGTTCGTGGCCGGTCGCGATCCCATAGAAGTTTACGCCGCCGGAGACAATTATTACACCTCTACGGGGGTGGTCGACAATCTGTGCGCTACCTTCCGCTTCGAAGGGGGTATAGCCGGTAATTGGGTCCAGGGCGACGCCAATTGCCCACCGTTGACCAGCAAATTTTACCTGCAACTCTTTGCGGAAAACAAATCTGTTACCCTCAGCGACCGGCTTTGCACATTGACCTATAATGAGGCGGGCCAAGAAACTCAGGTGTTCAAAGGAACCGAAAGCGGTTTTGTCGAGGAGAACCGGGCCTTCATCGATTGTCTGATCAATGGCACCCGACCGCCGATCGATCATATCGATGGCTTAATGGCGACGTTGATGGTCTTGCAAGCATTCAACAGTCTCAAGAGTGGCCGACCTGAACCGATTGCCTCGGTGCTGCGAGATCTGTAACTGGAAGTCGCATGATGTCTCAGCCAGATCATTCTGTGCAAATCGCACAATGGAAAGATGATAAGCGTTTCGCGTACTCCATCACCTACGATGAAGGTCTGGTGGAAACACTGGGGTTCGCCAGACGAATCCACCACCGCTATGGAATCCCCGGCCATATCAATGCCTTTCCTGAGATGCTGGGTAAACTGGTGGGTGATACCTCAGCCGGATTCTTGCAGAGCCTCTGGAATCTGCAGAAGTATGCTGACCCGGAACATCTGCAATTCATGATGAGTGAGGGTTGGTCGGTCGGTTGCCAGATCTCCTCGTCCGGGGATGGCAACCAGGCCCCCTCTGCCGCTTCTTTGCTTGAGATGCGTTTATCGCTGGAGAAGGCCATCGGGTGTTCCGTTCGGTCCCTGGCCTTCTCCGATTACACCTATTGCGAAACAGTCCAGGATGTGGCTCAAGAAGCGGGTTTCCACTGGCTTTTTGCCCTCTACGATGACTTGAACAGCGCCGGCGAGGACGCCAGCATCATCAAACGGTCGCCGTTGTACCATCAAAGCCCCGTTCCGCTTCAACTTGGGAACGACCCCTACCGCCTGCTGGCCCTGGGGCAGGATCAAGGCGCCTGGGTTGTTGATGTGGTCCGGCGGGTCGACCTGCATCCTCTGGATGCCAGCAAAGATTGCACGCTATCTGAACTGGAAGCTCGTTTCAAAGCTGTTCACCGGATAGGCAAAGACAGGGTATGGACCGCTCTGCCTGAGACAATAGCCGGCTATCGCGCCCTGCGCCTGTCTACCCAAATAAAACACTGCACGTGTACACCTGACCAGATCGCCTATACGCTCGCGGTGACCGGTCCCGGTGATTCTTTGACCGAGGCTGAACTCACGTTTGTGGCCAGGCTACCTGCTACCTGGCTCTCCCCGAGAGCGGTTGTTGGCGAGGATACAGTCAATTTGCAGCCCGGCCCCGAAGCGGGAACCTGGCTGTTCACCCATCGGGTCAGGGAGGGTCTTCAAGTCAGATTGGCCAACAACAACGGGATGTCAGTATGAGTGTTCAAGTATGCCGTTGGAAACAGGGCAACGCTTTTGCTTACAGCATTACCTATGACGAAGGATTTGTGGAATTGATCGAGCACGCCCTGCCGGTTCACCAGAGATATGGGGTTCCCGGTCACCTGGTGATGGTCGCCGGCCAACTGGGGCAGTTGAGAGAGATGCCTTCCAGCACCTACCACGGTCTGCGCTGCCATTTGAGTCCTCCACAAATCCGCGATTTCATGCACGAAGGCTGGTCGGTGGGGGATCACAGTATGACCCACGGCGATCTCAATGTCGACACCTACACTGAAGTTGTCGGATCCAAGCTGCTTCTCGAAGCGGCAATTGGGGAACCTGTGAATACCTTCCATCTGCCTGGTGCCAACTTCAGTTTCGCTCCGGCAGCGAGATATTTGGAAGAGGCCGGCTTTCTGGCGGTGTTCTTTGCCAACGACGGGGTCAACAGCTATGACCCCGATCTCTTTGCTTTGAGTCGCACCCTGCTCTACGTGGTCGAGGGGGAACCCTTCTGCCCGCTTTACAGCCCGTTTCCCCGGGTGTACGATCCATATTACAGACTGCACGAAGCCCTCGACAGCGGAGGCTGGATTGTAGATGTCACGCACTCGGTGGAACCTGTTCCCCTGGCCTTGTGGAAGGATGGTACCCCTGACATCCTGGATGCCCGCTTCGATTGCCTGCGCCGGGTAGGGAGCGGGCGCGAATGGGCGGCCGAGCCCGAAGAAATCATAGATTACATCCTCGTTCGCCGGGCCGTTTCTATAATGACCCTGACGGCGGAGAGGGGTCGCTTGAGCTTCCGGGTTGAGCTGGGCGATGTACCCAATCAGGTCAAGTATCGAGAGATCAGCGTGACGGCCCAATTGAGCCCGATTCCGTCCGATTGGCCGACGATATTGATCGATGGGAAGGCTGAGGCGACGCTGGATAGCTTTTCAGGCGAGCGTGTGACCTTTACCTGGCCGGTCAAAAACAATCAAGTAGTCGACCTGCACTGGCAGGCCTAGATCAGATTGATGAAGGGAGAAGGAATTGATGCCGGAGACTGATTGCCACAGAGCGAATACCCGGTGGCAGCTGCCTTGCTACCTGGCCCCTGCGATTGATATGCACGCCCATCCACCCTATGATCGCTGCCAAACGGAGCCAATGCTGGAGGCTGCTCGCCGGGTGGGGGTAGAACGCTTGATCCTGTGCTCCATCGGCCATAGCGATATGATTCCCTATCCTCCGGTCGGGGAGGTCAGGCAGGGAAATGATGAGGTCTTTGATTTGATCGACCGGCATCCAGGCTTTGTGTTCGGGTTGGTGTATGTCAATCCTAATCATCCGGAGACCCTGACTATTCTGGAAGAAGGTTTTCAGCATTCCGGTGTGGTTGGCATCAAGCTGTGGATTTCCTGCCGCGATGAGTATGGCCGGCTGGACCCTGTATATCCTGTGTTTGAATTTGCCGCCGCTCGCCGCGTACCTGTGCTGTGTCACTCATTTTATCGAACGGGAGGCAATCTACCCGGCGAGCTATCGCCCTCAGATATTTCCCATCTGGCCACCCGCTACCCGGCAGCGCGCCTGGTGATGGCTCATATGGGAGGGCAGTGGCTTCGGGGCGTGAGAGCAATCAAACCCTACCCGAACGTGTGGACCGACTTCTCCGGCGGCCGGGCTTACATGGGTAGCCTGGAGTTTGCCGTCAGGGAACTGGGAGCAGATCGGGTGGTGTATGGTTCCGACGCCTTTATTCGCGCTTTTGCCCCGATGCTGGCTAAGGTTGCTGCAGCCGAACTTGATTTGGCTGCGAAACGGCAGATCGTTTGGGATAATAGCGCTGCCCTATTCTTTAGCGGGAAATCGAAATGATCATTGATTTTTGTGCCTACCTTGGAAACTGGCCACTCTATCAACTGCCTGCCGGCGATGCTCCAGCGCTGATCAGCGTAATGGACCGCTGCGGGATTGGGGCTGCCTTTGTCTCGCTGGCTGAAGGCCCGTTCCTGCTCAATCCAGGCGAGGCCAATGAGCGACTGGTGAACATGGTCGCGGCGCATCGCGATCGTTTGTGGCCGGTGGGAACGGCCGATCTGAATGCCCCGTTCTGGCGTGAGGATGTGGTGGCCGGCATCGAGCGTCAGAAGCTGGCGGGCTTTCGTGCGTACCCCACCTATCATCGCTATGCCCTTGACTCGGCGGAGGCAGTGGCCCTGGCGGCGACCCTGGCCGAATACCAACGTCCCTTGTTTATTGCCGCCTTCATCGATGAAGAGCGCTTTCAGCATCCGGCGATTCGCGTTCCCCCTGTTCGCGTCCCTGAATTGGCAGGCCTGATTCGCCGTGTCCCCCAGACAACGCTTGTGCTGAATAACCTGTCTGTTGAAGAAGCCGCCATGCTTTTTGACGCCCCGGAGCTATCACTTGAAAATGTATTCATCGATGTCAACGCGATGGACAAGCCCTTCAATGGATTGGCTCAATTGGTTGAGGATTACGGCGCCGAGCGACTGGTTTTTGGTAGCCAGGTTCCATTTCTGTACCCGGAGGCAGCGCTGGCCTTAGTGCAGGAATCTGGTATTTCGCAGGAAGGTGTTGAAGCGATCCTGGCACAAAATTACCACACAAGTGCAACTATCAACAGTCTGTTGTCCAGATCCGGAAAGGAAAAAAGCATGTTTTCAGCAACTACGAAATTAACACTTGACAAGTCTGTCGAACCTGGTTTGCGAGCCGGTGAGTTTATCCCCGGGATAACCCAAACCATCAGCAAACGGCCGGCCGCATTTGCCCCCGGCTATTTCCCGGATTTTATCGATTACGGTAAAGGGTCTCATGTGTGGGATGTGGACGGGAACGAATACATAGACTATGTAATGGCCTGTGGCCCGGTTACTTTGGGATATTGCTATCCAGCCGTCGATCAGGCGATTCGGGAACAACTGGCCCGGGGAATCATCTTCACGCGGCTGACGGCTCTGGAAGGAGAGGTGGCCGAGATCCTCTCCGACGTTGTGCCCTGCGCCGAGATGACCCGTTTCTTCAAAGGTGGCGTCGAGGCTAATTCGGCCGCGCTGCGCCTGGCGCGAGCCTTCACCAACCGGGAGAAGGTGGTATCGTGCGGCTATAGAGGCTGGCATGACCAGTGGGCAGTGACCCACTCCCCGCAGGGCATTCCTGCCTGCCTGGCCAATTTGATCACTGAGTTCGAGTATAACAACCTGGACTCCTTGGAGGCAGCACTCAGCGCTAATCCCAAACAGGTTGCCGCCGTTTTTATCGATCCGGTATCCGGCGAACGGCCCAAAGAAGGTTTTCTGGCTGGGGTCGAAGAGTTAGCCCATAAGCACGGCGCCTTACTAATCTTCGATGAAATCGTAACGGGATTCCGGCTCGCTGTGGGCGGTGCCCAGGCCTATTACAATGTAGTGCCAGATATAGCGGTTTTTGCCAAAGGAATTGCCAACGGTATGCCGCTTTCGGCGGTCAGCGGCCGGCGCGACGTCATGAAGATGGCTACCGAAGTGTTCATGACCCTGACCTATGGCGATGAGGCGCTCTCACTGGCGGCGGCGCGGGCTACGCTGAATGTGCAACGCCAGGAGGACGTTTCGGGCCACATCTGGGATGTAGGCACGGCCCTGGTGAATGGCGTGAAACAAGCTCTTGTCGAAACAGGTGCGCCATTCACCTTCAGCGGAATCGAGGCGATGCCGGCCTTTGTCGCCGCCGCTGACTTTCGCGGCAGGCCCCTGGATGAGGCAACCCAGCAAGCCGCATGGGTCTATCTCCTGAGCGAGTTGGCCCGCCGCGGGATCATCTGGCGCAGACACAGTCTGATATTGCCCAGCTACTCCCACAGCCATGAAGACGTTAGCGACACCGTAGAAGCGTGTCATGAAGTGTTCACCAACCTGGCCCAGTTGCTCGAGTCCGGGACACTTCATGACGCAATCCAGTTGACCGAATTGCCGAGCGGGTTCAAGCGGGTCTAAATCTGGCTATTCCGGCGAGATAGCTCTCAAGAATGGAGGATTTTTGATGGATGTTATCAGATGGGGAATTATTGGTTGTGGAGACGTGGCGGAACAAAAGAGTGGCCCGCCGTTGTACCAGACTCCTGGTTCGGAACTGGTTGCGGTTATGCGTCGTGATCAGGAAAAAGCGGCGGACTTTGCCCAACGTCACGGGGTCGGACGCTGGTACACCGACGTAACATCTTTATTGGCCGACCCTGACGTCAACGCAGTTTATATCGCGTCCCCACACTATTTGCACCCGGCCCACGCCTCACAGTCAGCCCTGGCCGGCAAAATTGTGTTGTGTGAAAAACCGATGGGGACCAACCGGGAGGATGCGCAAAAAATTGTAGATGTGTGCCGAAGCTCTGGTGTGCCGTTAACCGTGGCCTATTATCGTCGTTTCTGGCCGGTTGTGCAGAAGATGAAGGCGTTGCTAGCTGAGGATGCCATTGGTCGGGTAGTGTCTGCCCGGGTGCAACTGGCCGACTATTATGACGGCGACCCGGAGCGTCTCTGGCTCACCTCTTTGAGAGAAGCGGGTGGCGGCGCGTTGGCAAATGCCGGCAGCCATTGGGTCGATTTGATCCGCTACCTGTTGGGAGAGGTTATGGAGGTGATGGCCTATTGCTCGTCAACCGCGGGCTTTGAAGTAGAAGACACTGCTGCCGCCATCATGCGCACCGAGACTGAGGCGTTCGTGTCATTCTCTTCGACCTGGCAAGAACGTGTCGGGGTCAACGACTTTGACATCTGTGGCACCGACGGACGCATATTGGCCAGTCCCCTGTCTGACGGACGATTGAAGCTGGTTCGCTTTGGCAAAGAGCCAGAAGTATTTGAGCTGGCGCGCTCCGGTCCGGCCCACCGGGAATTGATCCAAGAGCTGATACCACGTCTCCAGACCGGCCAGAGTTCACCGGTTCCAGGTGAAGAAGCGGTGGCAGTCTGGCGGATTATTGAAGCGACTCACCGCTCCAGCACAGAAGGTTGTCGGATCAGAATAGTTTAGCACCACAGGAGAAATTCCAGTGTCAAACTCAGCAAAACCGTTAAGGCTAGGAATGGTCACAGTTGAACCTCACGGCCGGCCGTGGGCCGAGGTGTTGGCTCAAATGCCGGAGGTCAGAATGGAATATGCCTGGGACTATGACCTGGATCGGGCCAACGGGTACGCGGAAAAATACGATATTCCCCACGTTGTCAAGGAAGTGGAGGAGATGGCCGGAAAGGTTGATGCTGTGCTCATCGGCGGGGGACGCCGGATGCCCACGGGCGATGGCATTTGGGGCGAGGAACCGGACGATCATCTGCGTCTGTCCCGGCCGTTTCTGGAAAAAGGGATGCCGGTGCTTATCGATAAGCCCTTTGCCGACAGGTTAGAGGAGGCCATCGAAATGGTTCGATTGGCTCGCAGCAACGGAGCTTTGCTGATGTCCTGTTCGGCTATGCGCTATGCCAGCGAAATCGCCGGATTGAAAGAAGTGGTAGATGATGGTGGATTTGGAAATATCTCTGGCGCGAGTTGTATGATTGGCACGGGCGTCGCTACGCTCAAATGGTATATCATCCATATCCTGGAAGCTCTGTATGTACCGTTTGGCCCCGGCATCGAGTCGGTCTTTGCACTGCCCAGCCACGCGCCTGTGGTGGTCGGCAAGGCCCAAACGCCGCGGGCTTATGGATTGGTATTTCGCTGGAACAACGGCCGGGTGGCTACCATGCTGATGGTAGAAGACGAGACAGACGCGGCAGAAGGGGGCGCGTACGAGGATCGGCCGCCCCGTATTTTGTGGCCCACGGCCACGATTGTTCCGCCCTACCTACCTTTTCATTACAGCATCCGCATTTTTGGGGATATGGACTGGGCCGATGTACGGACCGTAGGCAAAGGGTGCTACCGCCGCAAACTAAGGGCATTCTTGAATATGATCAAGACAGGCCAGGAGGCGATTCCCCTGGAACATACCCTGGAGCTGACCCAGGCTATCATCATGGCCGAAAAATCAATCGAGTCGGGTAAGTTGGAATGGCTGCGGCCCACCGGGGAGATCATGGCCGAAACTTAGCCTTGCAGATAGAAAGAATGGCGCAAACTCAGTACTCCGCGATGGCGAGGTGCGAGATAACGGAAGTCCTCGATTGGGGCAACGCGCCATCGTAGAAAGGAATGGATAATATGACCGGCAAGAGAGCATTGGTGCTGGGGGTTACGGGACGTATCGGCAGTGTCCTGGCGAAGTCCCTTGTTCAAGACGACTGGCGCGTTTACGGCGCGGCGAGATTGCACAGTGAGAACGCTCACAAGCACATCGCAGCGGAGGGCATCACACCTATCCGTTTTGACGTCACCCAGGACGATCCGGCGGGATTGCCGGATGTGGATGTGGTGTTTTTGGAGATATGGGACCCGGGGCAACCCGCCCTGATGTGGGATGTCAATTTCTTTGGTGTGGGGCGCGTTGTCGAACGCTATGCCGGAAGTGCGGATATTGTCAACGGAAGTACTATCAACGTTTATGGGGACAGCCCGAATCTGTCCAGCGAAGAAACCCCGCCTCGCCCTGGCAATGATTACGGGCGAAGCCGTTTTGCCCAGGAGAAGCTGATTGACTACTTCTGTTGGCGCGGGGGCAAAAAAGGGATTCATGTTCGTTACGCCCACGCCAACACGGAGCATGCAGGGCTGCTGCGTCGGATGGCGGATACCATTCTCGCCGGGAAGTCGTTGGGTCCCAATCCAGATGCCCGGGTGCAGGTAATAACACTTGAAGATGCCGTGCGCGTCACACAGGCAGCTGTGTCCCGCGCAACCTGTCCGCCGGTCGCCGTCAACTGCTGTCATCCCCGCGTCTGGACCTACCGGCAACTGGCTGAAACGCTGCAAGCGCGTTTGGGGCGAGGGGAGGTTATTTTTGACCGGGAGTCAGGTGGTGTTGAACACTCGGCATACGCCGATGTCAGTCGTATGCT
This genomic window contains:
- a CDS encoding Gfo/Idh/MocA family oxidoreductase is translated as MAKKLRGGLIGCGSIGKVFAEAVGEIEGMDMVAFCSRTKAKAERYNESYHGEYSTTNVQDIFDDPSIDAVYISTWHDSHADLCIRAAKAGKHILVEKPLALTVEECQAVGRAVEESGIRLMVAFKMRYYDMILKARELIPNPVMVTMQMMDNRWPDDFWASDPITGGGNVLSQGCHSCDILRFVAGRDPIEVYAAGDNYYTSTGVVDNLCATFRFEGGIAGNWVQGDANCPPLTSKFYLQLFAENKSVTLSDRLCTLTYNEAGQETQVFKGTESGFVEENRAFIDCLINGTRPPIDHIDGLMATLMVLQAFNSLKSGRPEPIASVLRDL
- a CDS encoding polysaccharide deacetylase family protein codes for the protein MSVQVCRWKQGNAFAYSITYDEGFVELIEHALPVHQRYGVPGHLVMVAGQLGQLREMPSSTYHGLRCHLSPPQIRDFMHEGWSVGDHSMTHGDLNVDTYTEVVGSKLLLEAAIGEPVNTFHLPGANFSFAPAARYLEEAGFLAVFFANDGVNSYDPDLFALSRTLLYVVEGEPFCPLYSPFPRVYDPYYRLHEALDSGGWIVDVTHSVEPVPLALWKDGTPDILDARFDCLRRVGSGREWAAEPEEIIDYILVRRAVSIMTLTAERGRLSFRVELGDVPNQVKYREISVTAQLSPIPSDWPTILIDGKAEATLDSFSGERVTFTWPVKNNQVVDLHWQA
- a CDS encoding amidohydrolase family protein, with the protein product MPETDCHRANTRWQLPCYLAPAIDMHAHPPYDRCQTEPMLEAARRVGVERLILCSIGHSDMIPYPPVGEVRQGNDEVFDLIDRHPGFVFGLVYVNPNHPETLTILEEGFQHSGVVGIKLWISCRDEYGRLDPVYPVFEFAAARRVPVLCHSFYRTGGNLPGELSPSDISHLATRYPAARLVMAHMGGQWLRGVRAIKPYPNVWTDFSGGRAYMGSLEFAVRELGADRVVYGSDAFIRAFAPMLAKVAAAELDLAAKRQIVWDNSAALFFSGKSK
- a CDS encoding aminotransferase class III-fold pyridoxal phosphate-dependent enzyme, which translates into the protein MIIDFCAYLGNWPLYQLPAGDAPALISVMDRCGIGAAFVSLAEGPFLLNPGEANERLVNMVAAHRDRLWPVGTADLNAPFWREDVVAGIERQKLAGFRAYPTYHRYALDSAEAVALAATLAEYQRPLFIAAFIDEERFQHPAIRVPPVRVPELAGLIRRVPQTTLVLNNLSVEEAAMLFDAPELSLENVFIDVNAMDKPFNGLAQLVEDYGAERLVFGSQVPFLYPEAALALVQESGISQEGVEAILAQNYHTSATINSLLSRSGKEKSMFSATTKLTLDKSVEPGLRAGEFIPGITQTISKRPAAFAPGYFPDFIDYGKGSHVWDVDGNEYIDYVMACGPVTLGYCYPAVDQAIREQLARGIIFTRLTALEGEVAEILSDVVPCAEMTRFFKGGVEANSAALRLARAFTNREKVVSCGYRGWHDQWAVTHSPQGIPACLANLITEFEYNNLDSLEAALSANPKQVAAVFIDPVSGERPKEGFLAGVEELAHKHGALLIFDEIVTGFRLAVGGAQAYYNVVPDIAVFAKGIANGMPLSAVSGRRDVMKMATEVFMTLTYGDEALSLAAARATLNVQRQEDVSGHIWDVGTALVNGVKQALVETGAPFTFSGIEAMPAFVAAADFRGRPLDEATQQAAWVYLLSELARRGIIWRRHSLILPSYSHSHEDVSDTVEACHEVFTNLAQLLESGTLHDAIQLTELPSGFKRV
- a CDS encoding Gfo/Idh/MocA family oxidoreductase translates to MDVIRWGIIGCGDVAEQKSGPPLYQTPGSELVAVMRRDQEKAADFAQRHGVGRWYTDVTSLLADPDVNAVYIASPHYLHPAHASQSALAGKIVLCEKPMGTNREDAQKIVDVCRSSGVPLTVAYYRRFWPVVQKMKALLAEDAIGRVVSARVQLADYYDGDPERLWLTSLREAGGGALANAGSHWVDLIRYLLGEVMEVMAYCSSTAGFEVEDTAAAIMRTETEAFVSFSSTWQERVGVNDFDICGTDGRILASPLSDGRLKLVRFGKEPEVFELARSGPAHRELIQELIPRLQTGQSSPVPGEEAVAVWRIIEATHRSSTEGCRIRIV
- a CDS encoding Gfo/Idh/MocA family oxidoreductase — encoded protein: MSNSAKPLRLGMVTVEPHGRPWAEVLAQMPEVRMEYAWDYDLDRANGYAEKYDIPHVVKEVEEMAGKVDAVLIGGGRRMPTGDGIWGEEPDDHLRLSRPFLEKGMPVLIDKPFADRLEEAIEMVRLARSNGALLMSCSAMRYASEIAGLKEVVDDGGFGNISGASCMIGTGVATLKWYIIHILEALYVPFGPGIESVFALPSHAPVVVGKAQTPRAYGLVFRWNNGRVATMLMVEDETDAAEGGAYEDRPPRILWPTATIVPPYLPFHYSIRIFGDMDWADVRTVGKGCYRRKLRAFLNMIKTGQEAIPLEHTLELTQAIIMAEKSIESGKLEWLRPTGEIMAET
- a CDS encoding NAD(P)-dependent oxidoreductase, which encodes MTGKRALVLGVTGRIGSVLAKSLVQDDWRVYGAARLHSENAHKHIAAEGITPIRFDVTQDDPAGLPDVDVVFLEIWDPGQPALMWDVNFFGVGRVVERYAGSADIVNGSTINVYGDSPNLSSEETPPRPGNDYGRSRFAQEKLIDYFCWRGGKKGIHVRYAHANTEHAGLLRRMADTILAGKSLGPNPDARVQVITLEDAVRVTQAAVSRATCPPVAVNCCHPRVWTYRQLAETLQARLGRGEVIFDRESGGVEHSAYADVSRMLAWFGEPQVSLETMFERITQAVDDGQ